The following coding sequences are from one Roseburia hominis A2-183 window:
- a CDS encoding ABC transporter permease, translated as MKKFVVKRVLLSIVILFFVSMIIYAIMRCMPSSFVEQQALTLSQRPGAKSYDEWVAQLNASYGLDTGVIQGYFRWAAKAIRGQFGDSWYFNQPVLTKFASVIWYSFALSLASFVLEIIIAIPAGIAAARKQYSATDYTITVIALVGISLPSFFVATLLKWVFSVKLGWFDLYGIVGRNFQSLSSGRQILDMAWHLVLPVITLTIVSIGSLMRYTRTNMLEVLNADYIRTARAKGLPEKRVIHYHAFRNILIPIITLLGGTLPGLFSGAMVTETLFQIPGIGYTSYQAVLQGDIPFVMFYMLFSAVLILLGNLIADILYAVVDPRVRVN; from the coding sequence ATGAAGAAATTTGTTGTTAAGAGAGTATTGCTCTCGATTGTCATACTGTTCTTCGTCTCCATGATCATCTACGCGATCATGCGTTGCATGCCGTCGTCATTCGTGGAGCAGCAGGCACTGACATTGTCACAGAGACCGGGAGCAAAGAGTTATGACGAATGGGTGGCACAGTTAAATGCATCGTACGGTCTGGACACCGGTGTGATCCAGGGATATTTCCGCTGGGCAGCAAAAGCAATCCGCGGACAGTTCGGTGATTCCTGGTATTTTAACCAGCCGGTACTGACCAAATTCGCAAGCGTTATCTGGTATTCGTTTGCACTGTCACTGGCATCTTTTGTTCTGGAGATCATCATCGCAATTCCGGCAGGTATTGCCGCTGCGAGAAAGCAGTATTCTGCAACCGATTATACAATCACCGTTATTGCACTGGTCGGTATTTCTCTTCCGAGCTTTTTCGTTGCAACACTTTTAAAATGGGTCTTTTCCGTAAAGCTTGGCTGGTTCGACCTCTACGGTATTGTCGGACGTAACTTCCAGAGCCTTTCCTCCGGACGGCAGATTCTGGATATGGCATGGCATCTGGTACTTCCGGTAATTACACTGACGATCGTGAGCATCGGTTCCCTGATGCGTTACACCAGAACCAATATGCTTGAAGTGCTGAATGCGGATTACATCCGTACGGCGCGCGCGAAGGGACTGCCGGAGAAGCGTGTCATTCATTACCACGCATTCCGCAATATCTTAATCCCGATTATCACGCTGCTCGGCGGTACACTGCCGGGACTCTTCAGTGGTGCCATGGTAACAGAGACGCTGTTCCAGATCCCAGGTATCGGATATACTTCTTACCAGGCGGTATTACAGGGTGACATTCCGTTTGTTATGTTCTACATGCTGTTTTCCGCAGTGTTGATCTTACTTGGCAACCTGATTGCCGATATTTTATACGCAGTTGTGGACCCGCGTGTCCGCGTGAACTAG
- a CDS encoding ABC transporter permease, producing the protein MENEKNNMKLDDAQRVRVLSPGMMVAKRFFRNRLAIVGLVIIICMFLFAFVGGAVNPYSQSEVFYRTEEMKKDYAGAAKIDEFQVFAADGVELPSDVYSKMILAVTKNALVFETRDGQTLALGKIDDDTYHIYAAEQQMNPLALKSEEHDAAEAAGQNQFTYNGVEYVFDASGVKETLYTTTELGIACRKSVTAFDEGTTFSYDFYSKVLTAIANGDKNVEADGVNYTVENEGSAAMIHTADGADYAYVSDMSMNPVSSGIVLTPAFKEAAEAAMTAGENSFEYTDEQGETDTYLIKDKNGQYTIQRYQETRVIDSYAAPSAKHLCGTDGNGMDLLARLMYGGRISLMIGFVVVIIELIIGIIVGGIAGFFGGWVDTLLMRVVDVVYCIPAIPLYLILGSIMDYYKASAKTRIYMLCIVMSIIGWVSIARIIRGQILSLREQEFMTAAEATGIRVSRRIFRHLIPNVIPQLVVFASMGIGDVILAESTLSFLGLGIKYPAASWGSIINAVNDSYVMTNYLFVWVPAGVLILLTVLAYNFIGDGLRDAFDPKMKR; encoded by the coding sequence ATGGAGAACGAGAAGAATAATATGAAGCTTGATGACGCGCAGCGTGTCCGCGTACTTTCCCCCGGAATGATGGTTGCAAAGCGGTTTTTCCGCAACAGACTGGCAATTGTAGGACTGGTTATCATTATCTGTATGTTCCTGTTTGCCTTTGTCGGAGGTGCAGTCAATCCGTATTCCCAGAGTGAGGTCTTTTACCGCACGGAAGAGATGAAGAAGGATTATGCCGGCGCGGCAAAAATTGATGAGTTTCAGGTGTTTGCAGCGGACGGTGTGGAGCTTCCGAGCGATGTGTATTCCAAGATGATCCTGGCCGTGACGAAAAATGCCCTGGTGTTCGAGACCAGAGATGGACAGACACTGGCACTTGGCAAAATTGATGACGACACATATCACATCTACGCGGCAGAGCAGCAGATGAATCCGCTGGCATTAAAGTCTGAGGAGCATGACGCTGCGGAGGCAGCCGGACAGAACCAGTTTACTTACAACGGCGTGGAGTATGTGTTTGATGCATCCGGTGTGAAAGAGACACTGTACACGACGACAGAGCTTGGTATTGCCTGCCGGAAGTCTGTGACAGCTTTTGATGAGGGCACAACATTTTCTTATGATTTTTACAGCAAGGTGCTGACTGCGATTGCAAACGGCGATAAGAACGTTGAGGCGGACGGCGTGAACTACACGGTTGAAAACGAGGGCAGCGCTGCCATGATTCATACGGCAGACGGTGCGGATTATGCTTATGTATCTGATATGAGCATGAATCCGGTTTCCAGTGGTATCGTGCTGACACCGGCGTTCAAGGAGGCAGCTGAGGCTGCAATGACTGCCGGGGAGAATTCCTTTGAGTATACGGACGAGCAGGGTGAGACCGACACCTATCTGATCAAGGATAAAAACGGTCAGTATACGATTCAGCGCTATCAGGAGACGCGTGTCATCGACAGTTATGCGGCACCATCTGCAAAGCATCTGTGCGGAACGGATGGCAACGGAATGGATCTTCTGGCGCGTCTGATGTACGGCGGACGAATTTCCCTTATGATCGGATTTGTCGTAGTTATCATTGAGCTTATCATTGGTATCATTGTAGGTGGTATCGCAGGATTTTTCGGCGGATGGGTGGACACACTCCTGATGCGTGTGGTTGATGTTGTTTACTGTATCCCGGCGATTCCGCTGTATCTGATCCTCGGTTCGATCATGGATTACTACAAGGCTTCGGCAAAGACACGTATCTACATGCTGTGTATTGTCATGAGTATCATCGGCTGGGTCAGCATTGCCCGTATTATCCGCGGACAGATCTTGTCCCTGCGAGAGCAGGAGTTCATGACGGCGGCAGAGGCAACCGGTATCCGCGTAAGCCGTAGGATTTTCAGACATCTGATCCCGAATGTTATCCCGCAGCTTGTCGTATTCGCAAGTATGGGAATCGGTGATGTCATTCTTGCCGAGTCCACATTGAGTTTCCTGGGTCTTGGTATCAAGTATCCGGCGGCTTCCTGGGGAAGTATCATCAATGCGGTCAACGACTCTTACGTTATGACGAACTATTTATTCGTGTGGGTTCCGGCAGGCGTCCTGATCCTGCTCACGGTACTTGCATATAACTTTATCGGTGATGGTCTGCGTGATGCATTCGATCCGAAGATGAAACGGTAG
- a CDS encoding ABC transporter ATP-binding protein, which translates to MAFNNKKKNANYISAKESRAIARENRKITQEIEKKRNRKHIPEEEYVTKMKNPENCVEFDNVQTYFFTDIGTVKSVDGVSFDVPQGKTVGIVGESGCGKSVTSLSLMQLVQRPSGQTVGGEIRFNTGDHVYNVVNTPTSVMQKLRGNYMSMIFQEPMTSLNPVLRIGEQVDEVIALHNPDMTKDDVKTRTIQMLEMVGIANKEGVYRMYPHELSGGMRQRIMIAMALACNPRLIIADEPTTALDVTIQAQILDLLRGLKDKINSSIMLITHDLGVVAEMADYVVVMYAGRVVEKGTAREIFKDPRHPYTIGLMKSKPVVGKYTEKLYSIPGSVPNPIDMPNYCYFKDRCEMCVDGCEGAYPGMYQISPTHFVSCYRCAAEAVGKEGDTKNEQ; encoded by the coding sequence ATGGCATTTAATAATAAGAAGAAAAACGCAAATTATATCTCCGCAAAAGAATCCCGCGCGATTGCGCGGGAGAACCGCAAGATTACGCAGGAGATCGAGAAAAAAAGAAACAGAAAGCATATTCCGGAGGAGGAATATGTGACAAAGATGAAGAATCCGGAGAACTGCGTTGAGTTCGACAACGTTCAGACTTATTTCTTCACGGACATCGGAACGGTCAAGTCTGTCGATGGTGTATCGTTTGATGTGCCGCAGGGCAAGACGGTCGGTATCGTAGGTGAGTCCGGCTGCGGAAAATCCGTGACAAGCCTTTCCCTGATGCAGCTGGTACAGCGCCCATCCGGTCAGACCGTGGGAGGAGAGATCCGCTTTAATACCGGCGATCATGTATACAATGTGGTCAACACGCCGACTTCTGTAATGCAGAAGCTGCGCGGCAACTACATGTCCATGATTTTCCAGGAGCCGATGACCTCCTTAAATCCGGTACTTCGTATCGGCGAGCAGGTGGATGAGGTCATTGCACTTCACAATCCGGATATGACAAAGGATGACGTCAAGACACGTACGATCCAGATGCTTGAGATGGTCGGCATTGCCAACAAGGAAGGCGTATACCGGATGTATCCGCACGAGCTTTCCGGCGGTATGCGCCAGCGAATCATGATCGCAATGGCGCTTGCATGTAATCCGCGTCTGATTATCGCCGATGAGCCTACAACAGCGCTCGATGTGACGATCCAGGCACAGATCCTCGATCTGCTCCGCGGACTGAAGGATAAGATCAACAGCTCCATCATGCTGATCACACACGATCTCGGTGTGGTTGCAGAGATGGCAGATTACGTGGTCGTTATGTATGCGGGACGTGTTGTGGAAAAAGGAACGGCACGCGAGATTTTCAAAGATCCGAGACACCCGTATACCATCGGACTGATGAAGTCAAAGCCGGTGGTCGGTAAATATACGGAGAAGCTTTACAGCATTCCGGGAAGCGTTCCGAACCCAATTGATATGCCGAACTACTGCTACTTTAAGGATCGCTGCGAGATGTGCGTAGACGGCTGTGAGGGAGCATATCCGGGAATGTACCAGATTTCCCCGACACATTTTGTAAGCTGCTACCGCTGTGCGGCGGAGGCAGTCGGCAAGGAAGGAGACACGAAGAATGAGCAATAA
- a CDS encoding ABC transporter ATP-binding protein, producing the protein MSNNEATKTTNQSGNILEVSHLKKYFPIKGGFFGGATGSVKAVDDVSFNIKRGTTMGLVGESGCGKSTTGRTILRLIEKTDGEILFNGEDISKYDKKQLRDLRTKMQIIFQDPYSSLSPRLPIGEIIGEAVREHGLVPKEQFDDYITKVMKDCGLQEYHKDRYPHEFSGGQRQRICIARALALNPEFIVCDEPVSALDVSIQAQIINLLRDLQKERGLTYLFISHDLSVVEHISDTVGVMYLGGMVESGETADIFGNPLHPYTKALFSAIPMPDPDVRKERILLKGDIPSPANPPAGCKFHTRCSECMEICKHEEPQVKDVGNGHKVKCHLYDEK; encoded by the coding sequence ATGAGCAATAACGAAGCAACAAAGACAACCAATCAGAGCGGCAATATTCTTGAAGTGTCTCATCTGAAAAAGTATTTCCCGATTAAGGGAGGGTTCTTCGGCGGTGCGACAGGCAGTGTGAAGGCGGTCGACGACGTGTCTTTTAACATTAAGCGCGGCACTACCATGGGACTTGTAGGAGAGTCCGGATGTGGAAAGTCCACGACCGGAAGAACGATCTTGCGTCTGATCGAGAAGACAGACGGCGAGATTCTCTTCAATGGCGAGGACATCAGCAAGTACGATAAGAAGCAGCTCCGCGATCTGCGCACAAAGATGCAGATCATTTTCCAGGATCCGTATTCATCCCTGTCTCCGCGTCTCCCGATCGGTGAGATCATCGGTGAGGCAGTGCGTGAGCATGGACTCGTGCCGAAGGAGCAGTTTGATGATTATATCACCAAGGTTATGAAGGACTGTGGATTACAGGAGTATCACAAGGATCGTTATCCGCACGAGTTTTCCGGCGGTCAGAGACAGAGAATCTGTATCGCGCGTGCGCTTGCGCTGAATCCGGAATTCATCGTGTGCGATGAGCCGGTATCTGCACTGGACGTGTCGATTCAGGCACAGATCATTAACCTGCTTCGCGATCTGCAGAAGGAGAGAGGACTGACCTATCTGTTTATCTCTCACGATCTGTCTGTCGTAGAGCATATTTCTGATACCGTGGGCGTTATGTACCTTGGCGGCATGGTAGAGTCCGGCGAGACGGCCGATATTTTCGGAAACCCGTTGCATCCGTACACGAAAGCGCTGTTTTCCGCGATTCCGATGCCGGATCCGGATGTCAGAAAGGAACGTATCCTTTTGAAGGGCGATATTCCTTCCCCGGCCAATCCGCCTGCAGGATGTAAGTTCCACACCCGCTGCAGTGAGTGCATGGAGATCTGTAAGCACGAGGAGCCGCAGGTCAAGGATGTTGGCAACGGACATAAGGTAAAATGTCATCTCTATGATGAAAAATAG
- a CDS encoding ABC transporter substrate-binding protein — MKKALSVLLTAAMAASMMAGCGSSSDGAASGTTTDNGAAAGTESAGAAAADGAAFKIGGIGPTTGAAAIYGTAVMNGAQIAVDEINAAGGINGYQIAYKFEDDQHDAEKSVNAYNSLKDWGMQMLMGTVTTTPCVAVVEKTAEDGMYELTPSASSTDVIDNDNVFQVCFTDPNQGTASAQYIGENKLAAKVAVIYDSSDVYSSGIEANFVKEAQNQGLEVVAEEAFTADSKTDFSTQLQKAQSAGAELVFLPIYYTEASIILTQADSMGYAPTFFGCDGLDGLLGVENFNTELAEGVMLLTPFAADADDEKTQSFVTKYKEAYGDTPNQFAADAYDAIYIIKAAAEQAGVTPDMSVADIGSALEAAMAEISVDGLTGDSMTWQATGEVSKAPKAVVIKDGAYSAM, encoded by the coding sequence ATGAAGAAAGCATTGAGTGTATTGTTGACAGCAGCGATGGCTGCAAGTATGATGGCAGGCTGTGGAAGCTCTTCCGACGGAGCAGCATCCGGTACGACCACAGATAACGGCGCAGCGGCAGGTACAGAGAGCGCAGGAGCCGCAGCGGCAGATGGCGCGGCATTTAAGATTGGCGGTATCGGACCGACTACCGGAGCAGCAGCGATCTACGGTACAGCAGTTATGAACGGAGCACAGATTGCTGTTGATGAGATTAACGCAGCGGGCGGTATCAACGGATATCAGATCGCATATAAGTTTGAGGATGACCAGCATGATGCCGAGAAATCCGTCAATGCTTACAACTCCTTAAAGGATTGGGGTATGCAGATGCTGATGGGTACCGTTACAACGACTCCCTGCGTGGCAGTTGTTGAGAAGACCGCAGAGGACGGCATGTATGAACTGACACCGTCCGCATCTTCCACGGATGTAATCGATAATGATAATGTATTTCAGGTATGCTTTACCGACCCGAACCAGGGTACTGCATCCGCACAGTATATCGGTGAGAACAAGCTGGCAGCCAAGGTTGCAGTGATCTACGACAGTTCCGATGTATATTCTTCCGGTATCGAGGCGAACTTCGTAAAAGAAGCCCAGAATCAGGGACTTGAAGTTGTTGCAGAAGAAGCGTTTACCGCAGATTCCAAGACAGACTTCTCCACACAGCTTCAGAAGGCACAGAGCGCAGGTGCAGAGCTTGTATTCCTTCCGATCTACTACACAGAGGCATCCATCATCTTGACACAGGCAGACAGCATGGGATATGCTCCGACATTCTTTGGATGCGACGGTCTGGACGGACTGCTTGGTGTTGAGAATTTTAACACAGAGCTGGCAGAGGGCGTAATGCTCTTGACACCGTTTGCAGCAGATGCAGATGATGAGAAGACACAGTCCTTTGTTACAAAGTACAAAGAAGCATATGGGGATACACCGAACCAGTTCGCAGCAGATGCTTACGATGCAATCTACATTATCAAAGCAGCGGCAGAGCAGGCAGGCGTGACACCGGATATGAGCGTGGCAGATATTGGCAGTGCACTTGAGGCGGCTATGGCAGAGATCAGCGTTGACGGTTTGACTGGTGATTCCATGACATGGCAGGCAACCGGCGAGGTCAGCAAGGCGCCGAAGGCAGTCGTAATCAAAGACGGTGCTTATTCAGCAATGTAA
- a CDS encoding branched-chain amino acid ABC transporter permease translates to MNFLSYLINGISLGSVYAIIALGYTMVYGIAKMLNFAHGDVIMIGCYVVFLAMSGQGISPLPAVVLSIIVCTVLGIVVEKIAYKPLRRATPLAVLITAIGVSYFLQNAALLLFGADTKSFSSVVSLPSLKLADGALTISGTTIVTVLACVVIMIALMMFIKKTKAGQAMLAVSEDKDAAQLMGVNVNATISLTFAIGSGLAAIAGVLFCSAYPTLTPYTGSMPGIKAFTAAVFGGIGSIPGALIGGILLGIIEILGRAYISSQLSDAIVFAVLIVVLLVKPTGILGKQIHEKV, encoded by the coding sequence ATGAATTTCTTATCCTATCTGATCAATGGAATCAGTCTGGGAAGCGTATATGCGATCATTGCACTCGGCTATACCATGGTATATGGTATTGCGAAAATGCTGAATTTTGCACATGGCGATGTCATTATGATCGGGTGCTATGTGGTGTTCCTTGCAATGAGCGGCCAGGGGATCAGCCCGCTTCCGGCGGTGGTTCTCTCCATCATCGTATGTACCGTTCTCGGAATTGTTGTTGAAAAAATTGCCTACAAGCCGCTGCGAAGAGCAACGCCGCTTGCCGTGCTCATCACAGCGATCGGTGTCAGCTATTTCCTGCAGAATGCGGCATTGCTGCTGTTTGGAGCGGATACGAAATCATTCAGTTCCGTTGTGTCCCTGCCTTCCTTAAAGCTGGCAGACGGCGCGTTGACCATTTCCGGCACAACCATTGTCACCGTGCTGGCATGCGTGGTGATTATGATCGCACTGATGATGTTCATTAAGAAGACGAAAGCCGGACAGGCAATGCTTGCGGTATCCGAGGATAAAGATGCGGCACAGCTCATGGGAGTCAATGTCAATGCGACGATTTCCCTGACCTTTGCCATCGGTTCCGGACTTGCGGCGATCGCAGGTGTGCTGTTCTGTTCCGCGTATCCGACGCTGACACCGTACACCGGTTCCATGCCGGGTATCAAAGCATTTACGGCTGCTGTTTTCGGCGGAATCGGATCGATCCCGGGAGCACTGATCGGCGGAATTCTCCTTGGAATTATTGAGATTCTGGGACGTGCCTACATATCCTCCCAGCTTTCGGATGCGATTGTATTTGCGGTTTTGATTGTTGTGCTTCTTGTAAAACCGACCGGAATTCTTGGAAAACAGATTCATGAGAAAGTATAA
- a CDS encoding branched-chain amino acid ABC transporter permease: protein MAKLNLKTVNKKTKDQLITFVLVIAVYIVVQIMVAAGAISSLMQGLLVPMCTYSIVAIGLNLCVGYLGELSIGHAGFMCVGAFSSAFCTKMLEGVIGSQIVLFIIALLVGTAMAAFFGFLIGIPVLRLRGDYLAIVTLAFGEIIKNIINVLYIAKDGSGFHFAISNGNAIDLADDGVWLINGAKGIAKIPHLSSFTAGVILILISLFVVYNLVNSRSGRAIMAIRDNRIAAESVGINITKFKLMAFTISAAIAGAGGVLYAHNLSTVTATPANFGYNMSIMILVFVVLGGMGNFRGSIIAAVLLTLLPEVLRGLSDYRMLIYSIVLIVMMLFNWAPKCIEWRQKMAQKFRKNTKKEAV from the coding sequence ATGGCAAAGTTAAATTTAAAAACGGTGAATAAAAAAACAAAAGACCAGCTGATCACCTTTGTGTTGGTGATTGCGGTATATATTGTGGTTCAGATCATGGTAGCTGCCGGAGCAATTTCTTCGCTGATGCAGGGACTGCTCGTTCCCATGTGCACCTACTCTATCGTGGCGATCGGTCTGAATCTGTGCGTGGGATACCTCGGAGAGCTGAGTATCGGTCATGCGGGCTTCATGTGTGTGGGAGCTTTTTCCAGTGCCTTCTGCACCAAGATGCTGGAAGGTGTGATCGGCAGCCAGATAGTGCTCTTTATCATTGCGCTGCTCGTGGGCACTGCGATGGCGGCATTCTTCGGATTTCTGATCGGCATTCCGGTCTTACGTCTGCGCGGCGATTATCTTGCGATTGTGACGCTGGCGTTTGGTGAGATCATCAAAAATATCATCAACGTTCTTTATATCGCAAAAGACGGAAGCGGATTCCACTTTGCAATCTCGAACGGAAACGCGATTGATCTCGCAGATGACGGTGTCTGGCTGATTAACGGTGCGAAGGGAATCGCAAAGATTCCGCATCTCTCCAGCTTTACAGCGGGCGTGATCTTAATTCTGATTTCTTTATTTGTTGTATACAATCTGGTCAATTCCAGAAGCGGCCGTGCGATCATGGCAATCCGTGATAACCGTATTGCGGCAGAGTCTGTCGGCATCAACATCACCAAGTTCAAGCTGATGGCATTCACGATCTCTGCGGCGATTGCGGGAGCGGGCGGCGTGCTCTATGCGCACAACCTTTCCACGGTTACGGCGACGCCGGCGAACTTCGGTTACAATATGTCCATCATGATTCTGGTATTCGTCGTACTTGGTGGTATGGGTAATTTCCGTGGTTCCATCATTGCAGCCGTTCTTTTGACCCTTCTTCCGGAGGTGTTAAGAGGACTGTCCGATTACCGTATGTTAATCTACTCGATCGTGCTGATCGTCATGATGCTTTTCAACTGGGCTCCGAAGTGCATTGAATGGAGACAGAAAATGGCACAGAAGTTCCGCAAAAACACAAAGAAGGAGGCAGTATAG
- a CDS encoding ABC transporter ATP-binding protein yields the protein MAMLEVKNLGISFGGLRAVDDFHISIEKGQLYGLIGPNGAGKTTVFNMLTGVYTPDEGTISLDGADITGKKTIDINKAGIARTFQNIRLFKDQSVLDNVKIGLHNQMSYSTLTGILRLPKYRKVEAEMDEKAMELLKVFDLEREAGFLSSNLPYGKQRKLEIARALATNPKLLLLDEPAAGMNPNETKELMETIHFVRDEFDMTILLIEHDMKLVSGICEKLTVLNFGQVLAEGATGDVLHDPQVIKAYLGE from the coding sequence ATGGCAATGTTAGAGGTAAAGAATCTTGGCATCTCCTTCGGAGGACTTCGTGCGGTAGATGATTTTCATATTTCCATCGAGAAAGGACAGTTGTACGGTCTGATCGGACCGAACGGTGCCGGCAAGACGACGGTATTTAATATGCTTACCGGTGTGTATACGCCGGATGAGGGAACTATCAGCCTGGATGGTGCGGATATCACAGGAAAGAAAACGATCGACATCAACAAGGCAGGTATTGCGCGTACATTTCAGAACATCCGTCTGTTCAAGGATCAGAGCGTGCTTGACAATGTAAAGATCGGACTGCACAACCAGATGTCCTACTCGACGCTGACCGGAATCTTACGTCTGCCGAAATACCGCAAGGTTGAGGCGGAGATGGATGAGAAGGCAATGGAATTATTAAAAGTGTTTGATCTGGAGCGCGAGGCGGGTTTCCTGTCCTCCAATCTTCCATACGGAAAGCAGAGAAAGCTTGAGATTGCGCGTGCACTTGCAACGAATCCAAAGCTGCTGCTGCTCGACGAGCCGGCGGCAGGCATGAACCCGAACGAGACGAAAGAGCTGATGGAAACGATCCATTTTGTGCGGGATGAGTTCGATATGACAATCCTTCTGATCGAGCATGATATGAAACTGGTGTCCGGTATCTGTGAGAAGCTGACGGTGCTTAACTTCGGTCAGGTACTTGCGGAGGGCGCGACGGGTGATGTACTTCATGACCCGCAGGTAATCAAGGCATATCTTGGAGAATGA
- a CDS encoding ABC transporter ATP-binding protein, translating to MAMLEVKNLKVHYGVIQAIKGISFEVNEGEVIALIGANGAGKTTTLQTITGMLKPSEGEILFEGQDIVKVPGHKIVSMGMAHVPEGRRVFAELSVYENLKLGAYTRKDKNEIAESLAKVYKSFPRLEERKNQLAGTLSGGEQQMLAMGRALMSKPKIILMDEPSMGLSPIFVEEIFHIIREISASGTTVLLVEQNAKKALAIANRAYVLETGNIVLSGDAKEMMNNDSIKKAYLGE from the coding sequence ATGGCAATGTTGGAAGTAAAAAATCTGAAAGTACATTATGGTGTCATTCAGGCAATTAAGGGGATCTCGTTTGAAGTAAACGAAGGGGAAGTCATTGCGCTGATCGGAGCGAACGGTGCGGGGAAGACGACGACACTTCAGACGATAACGGGAATGTTAAAGCCATCCGAGGGTGAGATCCTTTTTGAGGGACAGGATATCGTGAAGGTGCCGGGACATAAGATCGTATCGATGGGAATGGCGCATGTGCCGGAGGGACGGCGCGTGTTCGCGGAACTTTCCGTCTACGAGAATCTGAAGCTGGGCGCTTATACCAGAAAAGACAAAAACGAGATTGCGGAATCGCTGGCAAAGGTTTACAAGAGTTTCCCACGTCTGGAAGAACGAAAAAACCAGCTTGCAGGAACGTTAAGCGGCGGCGAGCAGCAGATGCTTGCAATGGGGCGCGCCCTGATGTCCAAGCCGAAGATCATTCTGATGGATGAGCCGTCCATGGGACTTTCCCCGATTTTTGTGGAGGAGATTTTCCATATCATCCGGGAGATCTCAGCGAGCGGTACGACGGTTCTTCTGGTGGAGCAGAATGCGAAGAAAGCGCTTGCGATCGCAAACCGCGCGTATGTGCTTGAGACCGGAAATATTGTTCTCTCCGGTGACGCGAAGGAAATGATGAACAATGATTCTATTAAGAAGGCATATCTGGGAGAATAG
- a CDS encoding cytidylate kinase-like family protein, which yields MKKTVITIARSYGSGGRTLGKLLAEQLGINCYDREILRMASDASGINEALFGQADERLKRSPLFGILKKNPYKGGVIPPENSDFVSDDNLFNYQAKVIKELAAQESCVIIGRCADYLLRDDPDVIKLYFCAPKKDCVARVMNQNGLSEKEAERRIEKIDKYRAEYYRYYTGRDWNDARNYNFCLDTTSMSYEKLVEVVTNFIQIYQK from the coding sequence ATGAAAAAAACAGTCATTACCATTGCGAGAAGCTATGGAAGTGGTGGAAGAACACTGGGAAAGCTTTTGGCTGAGCAGCTTGGAATCAACTGCTATGACAGGGAAATTTTAAGAATGGCATCGGATGCCAGCGGCATCAACGAGGCACTTTTCGGACAGGCAGACGAGCGGTTGAAGCGGTCTCCGTTGTTTGGAATTTTGAAGAAAAATCCGTACAAGGGTGGTGTGATTCCGCCGGAGAATTCGGATTTTGTGTCCGATGATAACCTGTTCAATTATCAGGCGAAGGTCATCAAAGAGCTGGCAGCGCAGGAATCCTGCGTGATTATCGGCCGGTGTGCGGATTATTTACTCCGGGATGATCCGGATGTCATCAAACTGTATTTCTGTGCGCCGAAGAAGGACTGCGTCGCACGAGTGATGAACCAGAACGGCCTCTCGGAGAAGGAAGCGGAGAGACGGATTGAGAAAATCGACAAGTACCGCGCGGAATATTACCGCTATTATACCGGAAGAGACTGGAATGACGCCAGAAATTATAATTTCTGTCTGGACACGACGTCCATGAGCTATGAAAAGCTTGTGGAAGTGGTCACAAATTTTATTCAGATTTACCAGAAATAG